In the genome of Flexistipes sinusarabici DSM 4947, one region contains:
- a CDS encoding TetR/AcrR family transcriptional regulator, which translates to MEDKIPKFDVILKAAIKVIGQKGYHNAKIKDISNEADVADGTIYNYFSNKEGILVTIFRIKLEDYVNKAQQEIEGIDDTVEKLRILIRYHLKVMSENPDLANVLQIELRQPSKEMRMKVRKHLKNYFNVIENVINDGIEKGVFKKDLHIYLAREMYFGTLDEVVSTWVFSEQHWGLMDHVDELTGMFLKAFN; encoded by the coding sequence ATGGAAGATAAAATACCTAAATTTGATGTCATTTTGAAGGCTGCCATAAAAGTCATAGGTCAAAAAGGATATCATAACGCCAAAATTAAGGATATTTCCAACGAAGCTGATGTTGCAGACGGGACTATTTATAACTATTTCAGTAACAAGGAAGGCATTTTAGTTACAATTTTCAGGATAAAACTGGAAGATTATGTCAATAAAGCACAACAGGAAATTGAGGGCATTGACGATACCGTTGAAAAGCTCCGTATACTTATCAGATATCATCTTAAAGTAATGAGTGAAAATCCTGATCTTGCCAATGTTTTACAAATTGAACTGAGACAGCCCAGCAAAGAAATGCGCATGAAGGTCAGAAAACATCTGAAAAATTATTTTAATGTAATTGAAAATGTAATTAACGACGGGATAGAAAAGGGTGTATTCAAAAAAGATTTACACATATATCTTGCCCGGGAGATGTATTTCGGAACATTGGATGAGGTGGTTTCCACATGGGTGTTTTCAGAACAGCATTGGGGGCTGATGGATCATGTTGATGAGCTGACCGGAATGTTTCTTAAAGCTTTTAACTAA
- a CDS encoding GatB/YqeY domain-containing protein, whose translation MALKEQILEDMKQFMRDKNQVALGAVRMLRSEIRNAEIEKGGDLNDDEIVKLVSTAVKKRKDSAGQYKEAGREDLASKELEEIKVLEKYMPEQLSEDEIRSLVKNEISKLDSPDKKYFGQVMKAVMAEVGNKADGKVVNRIVKEAFDANN comes from the coding sequence ATGGCTTTAAAAGAACAGATACTTGAAGATATGAAACAGTTTATGAGGGATAAAAACCAGGTTGCTCTTGGAGCCGTGAGAATGCTTAGATCTGAAATCAGAAATGCTGAAATAGAAAAAGGCGGCGATCTGAACGATGATGAAATTGTTAAATTGGTTTCAACCGCCGTTAAGAAAAGAAAGGATTCCGCAGGCCAGTACAAAGAGGCGGGCAGGGAGGATTTGGCTTCCAAAGAGCTGGAGGAGATCAAAGTACTTGAAAAATATATGCCGGAGCAGCTTTCAGAAGATGAAATTCGCAGCCTTGTTAAAAATGAAATTTCAAAGCTTGACTCCCCGGATAAAAAATATTTCGGTCAGGTAATGAAAGCGGTTATGGCAGAAGTGGGAAACAAGGCGGATGGAAAGGTGGTTAACAGAATAGTGAAAGAGGCTTTTGATGCCAATAACTGA
- a CDS encoding 4Fe-4S binding protein has product MSIFFDSLIIITTLDLFNKELMVSIRKIIQTIFFIYTIFAGIWFYVYINELKNENYSILKPSSVEGFLPISALLGLKRFLLTGTYDPVHPAGLTILIAAIVMSIFVKKSFCSHICPVGFLSELISNAGFRFTINRWISGFLGSVKYILLLFFLYVIFYQMSLQQIIFFQNSPYNKIADAKMLYFFLDISTTGFIVIISLILLTYLFKNFWCRFLCPYGALLGILSWLSPFKIKREKANCIDCQKCREACPSDIKVYNKENIFAVNCIGCRECAQNETAVKQHCLRMINKDRYFEKNENLLSIAATLIFLLIFIAAYFTGHWNSPVSNEEYARFLDSIRSLSHP; this is encoded by the coding sequence ATGTCAATTTTTTTTGATTCTCTTATCATTATAACCACTTTGGATTTATTCAACAAGGAGTTAATGGTGAGCATAAGAAAAATTATTCAGACAATATTTTTTATCTACACCATCTTTGCAGGCATATGGTTCTATGTCTATATCAATGAGCTTAAAAACGAAAATTATAGTATTTTAAAACCCTCCTCAGTTGAAGGTTTTCTGCCAATCAGCGCCCTTTTAGGTTTAAAAAGGTTCCTGCTTACCGGTACATACGACCCTGTTCATCCGGCAGGCCTAACCATCCTGATTGCTGCAATTGTAATGAGCATATTTGTTAAAAAAAGTTTCTGCAGCCATATATGTCCTGTGGGTTTTCTTTCGGAACTTATTTCAAATGCCGGTTTCAGATTCACAATTAACAGGTGGATATCAGGTTTTCTTGGAAGCGTGAAATATATACTGCTCCTGTTTTTTCTGTATGTCATTTTTTATCAGATGAGCCTGCAGCAGATAATCTTTTTTCAAAACAGTCCTTACAATAAAATAGCTGATGCAAAAATGCTTTATTTTTTCCTGGACATCTCAACAACGGGATTTATAGTTATTATAAGTTTGATTTTACTGACTTATCTTTTTAAAAATTTTTGGTGCAGGTTTCTCTGCCCTTACGGTGCTCTGCTGGGTATTTTATCCTGGCTGTCACCTTTTAAAATAAAAAGGGAAAAAGCCAACTGTATCGATTGCCAAAAATGCCGGGAAGCCTGCCCTTCTGATATAAAGGTATATAATAAAGAAAATATCTTTGCCGTAAACTGTATAGGCTGCAGAGAATGCGCACAGAATGAAACGGCTGTAAAACAGCATTGTCTCAGAATGATTAACAAAGACAGGTATTTTGAAAAAAATGAAAACTTATTATCAATAGCAGCGACCTTGATATTCTTGCTTATATTTATTGCTGCATACTTTA
- a CDS encoding alpha/beta hydrolase, which produces MNIYTNKKKTIFRWFILPWIIGLILIFLAVGLVTDMDKNLKPIVALDNVSSEELYQLDLKRSYAEGVKLDENLPLYTEGTDNSVGILLIHGFTGSPYEMHELSAYLNSFGYSTYSVRLPGSGTTPENLNEFTYKDWYESLKFGYFALKNSCNQVYVAGQSLGGLLASAVGYYNEVSGIIMLNPAFKIKDWRFQFIPLMQLFNSISKKSDFDANYAGYFYDVWPLKGMYQLYLTQKYVKKKLHDYDSPVLLVQAIEDEVVDYKGVLRYFENIKAKDKKKVLVEGKEDMHVLTLSKNSKQQFVFEAISNWIKEKSNVQR; this is translated from the coding sequence TTGAATATTTATACGAACAAAAAAAAGACGATTTTCAGGTGGTTTATACTCCCCTGGATTATCGGACTGATTTTAATATTTCTGGCTGTTGGTTTGGTTACTGATATGGATAAAAACCTAAAACCTATTGTTGCTTTGGATAACGTGAGTTCCGAGGAATTGTACCAGCTTGATCTTAAAAGAAGCTACGCTGAAGGGGTAAAGTTGGATGAGAATCTTCCTCTTTATACTGAAGGAACCGATAATTCTGTCGGAATCCTTTTGATACACGGTTTTACAGGCTCCCCTTATGAAATGCACGAACTTTCAGCATATCTTAACAGTTTCGGATACAGTACTTATTCAGTAAGGCTGCCCGGAAGCGGTACAACTCCTGAAAACCTTAATGAGTTTACTTATAAAGATTGGTATGAATCTCTGAAATTCGGTTATTTCGCATTGAAAAACAGTTGCAATCAGGTTTATGTGGCGGGACAGTCCCTTGGTGGTCTTCTGGCTTCTGCTGTGGGTTATTATAACGAAGTTTCGGGGATAATAATGTTGAATCCTGCTTTTAAAATCAAGGACTGGAGGTTTCAGTTTATCCCTTTAATGCAATTATTTAATAGTATTTCCAAAAAATCTGATTTTGATGCAAATTACGCAGGTTATTTTTACGATGTCTGGCCGTTAAAAGGCATGTATCAGCTTTATTTGACACAGAAATATGTGAAAAAGAAATTGCACGACTATGACTCGCCCGTTCTCCTGGTGCAGGCTATAGAAGATGAAGTTGTTGACTACAAAGGCGTTTTAAGATATTTTGAAAATATCAAGGCAAAAGATAAGAAAAAAGTTCTGGTTGAGGGCAAAGAAGATATGCATGTACTCACCCTCAGTAAAAACTCAAAGCAGCAATTTGTCTTTGAAGCTATCAGTAATTGGATAAAGGAGAAGTCAAATGTTCAGCGGTAA
- the pfkA gene encoding 6-phosphofructokinase, producing the protein MKRIAVMTSGGDCPGMNAAIRSVVRTALNYEMEVYGIEQGYSGLMEDQFIKLESRSVANMIQRGGTFLRSARAPEFKEEEGQLKAMENLKNQGIEGLIVIGGDGSLAGAKVIHDKYHFPVIGIPGSIDNDIYGTDMSIGVDTALNTILWCIDTINDTASSHDRTFIIEVMGRNCGYLALMSAISGGAEAALIPEVPFKIENIIKKIKERYEEGKTRSVIILAEGVGSAGDFGKTFDMIGGFETRITVLGHIQRGGSPTHFDRILATRMGASAVDSLLNGESGVMTALQERKIELVPLGEVLNNKRKMDKKLLEIAEVLSK; encoded by the coding sequence GTGAAAAGAATTGCAGTGATGACAAGTGGTGGTGATTGCCCAGGAATGAATGCCGCTATTAGAAGTGTGGTAAGAACTGCTTTGAACTATGAGATGGAAGTATACGGTATAGAGCAAGGTTACAGTGGACTGATGGAAGATCAGTTTATTAAACTCGAAAGCAGAAGTGTAGCCAATATGATACAGAGAGGGGGAACTTTCCTGAGAAGTGCCCGGGCTCCAGAATTCAAAGAAGAAGAAGGACAGCTGAAAGCAATGGAGAATCTTAAAAATCAGGGTATAGAAGGACTTATTGTTATAGGGGGAGATGGTTCTCTGGCTGGTGCCAAGGTCATACATGATAAATATCATTTTCCGGTAATAGGTATTCCCGGGTCAATAGATAACGACATATACGGAACAGATATGTCTATCGGAGTGGATACTGCTTTAAACACCATTTTGTGGTGTATAGATACTATTAACGATACGGCAAGTTCACATGACAGAACATTTATAATAGAAGTTATGGGGCGAAACTGCGGCTATCTAGCCCTTATGTCTGCAATAAGCGGAGGTGCGGAAGCAGCTCTTATCCCGGAAGTCCCTTTTAAAATTGAAAATATCATCAAGAAAATAAAAGAGAGATACGAAGAGGGAAAAACCCGAAGTGTTATAATTTTGGCAGAAGGAGTGGGTTCTGCCGGCGATTTCGGAAAAACTTTCGATATGATAGGCGGTTTTGAAACGAGAATTACCGTTTTGGGTCATATCCAAAGGGGGGGCAGCCCCACACATTTTGACAGGATTCTTGCGACCAGAATGGGGGCTTCTGCAGTGGATTCACTGCTTAACGGCGAAAGTGGGGTGATGACCGCTTTGCAGGAGAGAAAAATAGAACTTGTTCCTCTGGGAGAGGTTCTTAACAACAAACGTAAAATGGATAAAAAACTTTTGGAAATTGCAGAGGTGCTGAGCAAATAA
- the queC gene encoding 7-cyano-7-deazaguanine synthase QueC — MKKAVVLMSGGLDSCVTAGIASLDYELYFLHVNYGQKTEKRELKSFNDLYKHFNGRDKLIVDIGYLKKIGGSSLVDDKENIEAGNVERKDIPRTYVPFRNGNILSIGVSWAEVIGAQKIFIGAVAEDSSGYPDCRKEFYDAFNEVLKVGLKPETELSIETPIIDMTKSEIVKIGSELNVPFHLTWSCYKNETKACGVCDSCLLRLRGFEKAGIKDPIPYDKVNSSVED, encoded by the coding sequence ATGAAAAAAGCAGTAGTTTTAATGAGCGGGGGTTTGGACAGCTGTGTGACAGCGGGAATAGCTTCCCTGGATTATGAATTATATTTTTTGCATGTTAATTATGGCCAAAAAACGGAAAAGAGAGAGCTTAAGTCTTTCAATGACCTTTACAAACACTTCAACGGCAGGGATAAACTTATCGTGGATATAGGTTATTTAAAAAAGATCGGAGGCTCTTCTCTTGTAGATGATAAAGAAAATATTGAAGCAGGTAATGTCGAAAGGAAAGACATCCCGCGAACATATGTGCCTTTCAGAAACGGGAACATATTATCCATTGGTGTCAGCTGGGCTGAAGTTATCGGCGCACAGAAAATATTTATCGGGGCAGTTGCTGAGGACAGCAGCGGCTATCCGGACTGCAGGAAAGAGTTTTACGATGCTTTTAATGAAGTGTTAAAAGTGGGATTGAAGCCTGAGACTGAACTATCAATAGAGACACCTATAATTGATATGACTAAAAGTGAAATAGTCAAAATCGGCAGCGAGCTGAATGTCCCTTTTCATCTTACTTGGTCGTGTTATAAAAACGAAACCAAAGCATGTGGAGTATGTGACAGCTGTCTTTTGCGTCTAAGAGGTTTTGAGAAAGCCGGAATAAAAGATCCAATTCCTTATGATAAAGTTAATTCTTCCGTGGAGGATTAA
- the proC gene encoding pyrroline-5-carboxylate reductase, with amino-acid sequence MFSGKKIGFIGSGNMASVLIKGILKAGLVEEKSVFASDIDPEKLESLKSEYGINTVFKDNKKVVEDSDIIVLAVKPQIMSRILSEIDEKLDSSKLVISIAAGISTEYIDSLTSNDLKIIRAMPNTPALIMEGATAICPGENVSEDDLKLAREIFSAVGVVVVVDETQMDAVTGLSGSGPAYIFMMIEALSDAGVKMGLSRNVSMKLAAQTVMGAAKLQIETGMHPGRLKDMVTSPGGTAIAGIHTLEQGALRTTLINAVENATLRSKELGKKNGR; translated from the coding sequence ATGTTCAGCGGTAAAAAAATAGGTTTCATAGGTTCCGGGAATATGGCTTCGGTTTTAATCAAAGGTATATTAAAAGCCGGTCTTGTGGAGGAAAAGTCCGTTTTTGCAAGTGATATCGATCCAGAGAAGCTTGAAAGTCTAAAATCTGAATACGGTATTAATACGGTATTTAAAGATAACAAAAAAGTTGTAGAAGATAGCGATATAATTGTGCTGGCTGTAAAGCCGCAGATAATGAGCAGAATATTATCTGAAATTGATGAGAAGCTTGACTCAAGTAAGCTGGTAATCTCAATAGCTGCTGGTATTTCAACGGAGTACATTGACAGTCTTACCAGCAATGATCTGAAAATAATCAGAGCAATGCCGAACACACCGGCTTTAATTATGGAAGGTGCCACTGCAATATGCCCCGGTGAGAATGTTTCAGAAGATGATTTGAAGCTTGCACGGGAAATATTTAGCGCAGTTGGCGTAGTGGTGGTTGTTGATGAAACTCAGATGGATGCTGTTACAGGTTTGTCCGGAAGCGGCCCTGCTTATATCTTTATGATGATAGAGGCGCTTAGTGATGCCGGTGTTAAAATGGGGCTTTCAAGAAATGTATCAATGAAGCTGGCAGCCCAGACTGTAATGGGTGCCGCAAAACTTCAGATAGAGACGGGAATGCACCCCGGAAGACTAAAGGATATGGTTACATCTCCAGGCGGAACTGCAATAGCGGGCATACATACCCTTGAGCAGGGTGCATTAAGAACAACACTGATCAATGCTGTGGAAAATGCCACCCTTAGGTCAAAAGAACTGGGAAAGAAAAATGGAAGATAA
- a CDS encoding cob(I)yrinic acid a,c-diamide adenosyltransferase, producing the protein MSIATGKGDFGNTSLFTGEKISKADLKVETYGTGDELISFLGWLKHDAKYFADFIEWVQIKLYKMNAVLASSVETKKNECVDNFKEDKQYSLDFFLSELEKEYGRLDGFIIPSETLSASKADICRSICRRFERRVISLSAHEKIDKEILIFINRLSDVLFMMARVMAKREGGTTYGFKRTDT; encoded by the coding sequence ATGAGCATAGCTACAGGAAAAGGTGATTTCGGAAACACAAGCCTGTTCACTGGGGAAAAAATTTCCAAAGCTGATCTCAAGGTTGAAACATACGGCACAGGTGATGAGTTGATATCATTTTTGGGATGGCTGAAACATGATGCAAAATATTTTGCTGATTTTATAGAGTGGGTTCAGATTAAACTATACAAAATGAATGCTGTTTTGGCTTCTTCTGTTGAAACAAAAAAGAATGAATGTGTTGACAATTTCAAAGAGGACAAACAGTATTCACTTGATTTTTTTCTATCAGAGCTGGAAAAGGAATACGGCAGATTGGATGGTTTTATTATACCCTCGGAAACACTTTCAGCATCAAAGGCGGATATTTGCAGAAGTATCTGCAGGAGATTTGAAAGAAGGGTGATCTCACTATCAGCCCATGAAAAGATTGACAAAGAGATATTAATTTTTATAAATAGATTGTCCGATGTGCTGTTCATGATGGCGCGTGTGATGGCAAAAAGAGAAGGAGGAACAACCTATGGCTTTAAAAGAACAGATACTTGA
- a CDS encoding endonuclease MutS2, with translation MKYSDSLEFEKFKEIADSEFTSLFAKEKLSSLHPVNNLRKIDEKQKLLGETLTIREILKIALPDDSGYHEFYYRLKDPYASFMVEDIGKFRDFHKDVSELKKTLIESDNVVSLRDILKNMFSLSGLIETIDKKVTYDCKVKDSATPELKKIRSSLKTTRQRLIDSLNKLMFGRNSDKFVQEQVIKEIKGRFVIPVKSNFRQYFSGVVYSSSNTGQTLYVEPTAVIDLNNDFENLKSRESDEVYKILRMLLDAIKSHIYEVTTTVNAYTDFAYYFEMAKFYKNKMYTFPEFGEDVIFDSVHHPLIYLLKGAESVPIDFVLRRDNDLAVITGPNTGGKTAALKSAGLNCIIAKCGLPVFGNTLKMADFHSVFADIGDKQSLILDLSTFSSHMLNIKNILEEADKNSLVLLDELGTGTEPKEGAALAVSIIEYLLEKDAKVVVTTHFSEVKNYALKYKEAIIYSVDFDYENFLPKYRLLSGVVGKSNPLVIAGKLGFNETVIKNAENIIARNSSQAEFKLDELNEQKAALERRLFELRQHEQNVLEQKEDVERREKEINRKLRMKESEILEESYSLLQKLKRKVKSKKPVYPEKQLDEDINATEEKLNNVKKHDKPVENISKGDTVFLEKYNKEAEILDVDKDRVYVDMGGIKVKMSKNDIIGRKINKNAKESVKSAKKVKVSTPPNTAVKREIVVVGKTVDEAWDRVDKFIDEAILANISEIFIIHGRGSGALKRGIRDFLKDDVRVNSYKEASPKEGGSAVTVVNL, from the coding sequence ATGAAATATTCCGATAGCCTTGAGTTTGAAAAGTTTAAAGAGATAGCGGATAGCGAATTTACCTCTTTATTTGCCAAAGAGAAACTTTCCTCTTTACACCCTGTAAATAATCTAAGAAAAATCGATGAAAAGCAGAAACTGCTTGGAGAAACATTAACCATTCGTGAGATTTTAAAAATAGCCCTCCCTGATGATTCGGGATATCATGAATTTTACTATAGGCTGAAAGACCCTTATGCATCGTTTATGGTGGAGGATATAGGAAAATTCCGGGATTTTCATAAGGATGTTTCCGAGCTTAAAAAAACTCTTATTGAAAGTGATAATGTTGTTAGCCTGAGAGATATCTTAAAAAACATGTTTTCCCTTTCAGGGCTGATTGAGACAATCGACAAAAAAGTAACGTATGACTGCAAGGTTAAAGACAGTGCCACTCCAGAGCTCAAGAAGATAAGGTCATCCCTGAAAACTACAAGACAGCGTCTGATAGACAGCCTGAATAAATTAATGTTTGGCAGAAATTCCGATAAATTTGTACAGGAACAGGTGATTAAGGAAATAAAAGGCAGATTTGTGATTCCAGTCAAATCAAATTTCAGGCAATATTTTTCCGGGGTGGTTTATTCATCCTCCAATACCGGTCAAACCCTTTATGTTGAGCCAACTGCTGTTATCGATCTTAATAACGATTTCGAGAATCTTAAAAGCAGGGAAAGTGATGAGGTTTATAAAATACTCAGGATGCTGCTTGATGCCATTAAGTCCCACATATATGAAGTCACGACGACTGTAAATGCCTACACCGATTTTGCATATTATTTTGAAATGGCAAAATTTTACAAAAACAAAATGTATACATTCCCTGAATTTGGTGAGGATGTTATTTTTGATAGTGTGCATCACCCCCTTATTTATCTGTTAAAAGGAGCTGAGTCTGTACCTATAGACTTTGTGTTGAGAAGGGATAATGATCTGGCCGTTATAACCGGACCTAACACAGGCGGTAAAACCGCTGCACTGAAATCAGCCGGTTTAAACTGTATTATTGCCAAATGCGGGCTGCCTGTTTTTGGCAATACTCTCAAAATGGCCGACTTTCACTCTGTGTTTGCAGATATAGGTGATAAACAGTCACTTATTCTGGACTTGAGTACGTTTTCTTCCCACATGCTGAATATAAAGAATATTCTGGAGGAAGCAGATAAAAACAGCCTGGTTCTTTTGGATGAACTGGGTACAGGCACCGAACCCAAAGAAGGTGCTGCTCTTGCGGTATCGATAATAGAATACCTGCTTGAAAAAGATGCAAAAGTTGTGGTTACAACCCATTTTTCAGAAGTTAAAAATTATGCATTGAAATATAAAGAAGCAATTATCTATTCGGTGGATTTCGATTATGAAAATTTTCTGCCGAAATACCGGCTGCTTTCAGGGGTGGTAGGAAAATCAAATCCTCTTGTTATTGCCGGAAAGCTTGGTTTTAATGAAACTGTTATAAAAAATGCTGAAAATATTATTGCCAGAAATTCCAGTCAGGCTGAATTTAAACTGGATGAGTTGAATGAACAAAAAGCTGCACTTGAGCGCCGGCTTTTTGAGCTGAGACAACATGAACAAAATGTTCTTGAACAAAAAGAAGACGTTGAAAGAAGGGAAAAAGAGATAAACAGAAAACTTAGAATGAAGGAATCGGAAATTCTTGAAGAATCCTATTCGCTGCTTCAAAAATTAAAAAGAAAAGTGAAAAGCAAAAAGCCGGTTTACCCGGAAAAGCAGCTGGATGAAGATATAAATGCTACAGAGGAAAAGTTAAATAATGTAAAAAAACACGATAAGCCTGTTGAAAATATCAGTAAAGGCGATACCGTCTTTTTGGAAAAGTACAATAAAGAAGCAGAGATACTCGATGTTGACAAAGACAGAGTTTATGTTGATATGGGCGGGATTAAAGTAAAAATGAGTAAAAATGACATTATTGGCAGGAAGATAAATAAAAACGCTAAAGAAAGCGTAAAAAGCGCAAAAAAGGTGAAGGTAAGTACTCCGCCAAATACAGCGGTTAAAAGGGAAATAGTAGTAGTGGGAAAAACGGTGGATGAAGCATGGGACAGGGTTGATAAATTCATAGATGAAGCTATTCTTGCAAATATTTCAGAGATTTTTATAATACATGGCAGGGGCTCGGGAGCTCTAAAGAGGGGGATTCGTGACTTTTTAAAAGATGATGTCCGCGTTAACTCTTATAAGGAAGCCTCCCCTAAAGAAGGTGGTTCAGCGGTTACTGTTGTGAATCTGTAA
- a CDS encoding metal-dependent transcriptional regulator, translating to MQNRKLSTSMEDYLETIFILQNEGKSARSKDISEKLSVKKSSVTNALQLLSEGGYINYNKYSEVTLTDKGMKYAREVYKRHETIKEFFEHVLQVDSELAEENACKIEHVIDKKVFDKLSCFLEFIMQSDITCVNIEKFRQVCEEN from the coding sequence ATGCAAAACAGAAAACTCTCAACAAGCATGGAAGATTATCTGGAGACTATTTTCATTTTGCAAAATGAAGGAAAATCTGCCAGGTCTAAAGATATTTCCGAAAAACTTAGTGTGAAAAAATCCTCTGTTACCAATGCATTGCAGCTGCTTTCCGAAGGAGGGTATATAAATTATAACAAATACAGTGAGGTAACGCTGACGGATAAGGGGATGAAATATGCCCGTGAAGTATACAAAAGGCATGAAACCATAAAAGAATTTTTTGAGCATGTACTGCAGGTGGATTCAGAGCTGGCCGAAGAAAATGCCTGTAAAATTGAGCATGTTATAGACAAAAAAGTTTTTGATAAATTATCCTGTTTCCTTGAGTTTATAATGCAAAGTGATATTACTTGTGTGAATATTGAAAAATTCAGGCAGGTATGTGAAGAAAATTGA
- a CDS encoding CvpA family protein, whose protein sequence is MPITDIVILIIIGFFAVKGLFKGLINEVFGLLGLILGYILSFQFYIPLSKIYIYLGISEEVSMGLGFVTAFLLIYIVIFLSGKLLARFFKAIQLGWADKSGGFAFGAFKSAVITGLALSFLLTLTPDNSAFSKNIRNSAISKRLIKITPYVFDMLNKLPEVRKENPFSRE, encoded by the coding sequence ATGCCAATAACTGATATAGTAATACTTATCATTATAGGATTCTTTGCAGTGAAAGGATTGTTTAAAGGCTTGATCAATGAAGTTTTCGGACTGCTTGGACTTATTCTCGGTTATATACTCTCTTTCCAATTTTATATCCCGTTATCCAAAATTTATATCTATCTGGGGATATCTGAAGAAGTATCAATGGGGCTGGGTTTTGTAACGGCTTTTCTATTGATCTACATTGTTATTTTTCTTTCAGGTAAACTGCTTGCACGATTTTTTAAAGCCATACAGCTTGGATGGGCTGACAAAAGCGGCGGTTTTGCTTTTGGAGCGTTTAAATCGGCTGTAATTACAGGGCTCGCTCTCTCATTTTTATTGACATTAACTCCGGATAATTCGGCTTTCAGCAAGAATATCAGAAATTCAGCAATATCAAAAAGACTTATAAAAATTACACCCTATGTCTTCGATATGCTTAATAAATTACCTGAAGTCCGCAAAGAAAACCCTTTCAGCAGAGAATAA